A window from Pseudomonas frederiksbergensis encodes these proteins:
- the aspS gene encoding aspartate--tRNA ligase, which translates to MMRSHYCGQLNESLEGQEITLCGWVHRRRDHGGVIFLDIRDRDGLAQVVFDPDRAETFAAADRVRSEYVVKVTGKVRLRPAGAGNANMASGMIEVLGYELEVLNEAETPPFPLNEFSDVGEETRLRYRFIDLRRPEMLEKLRLRSRMTTSIRRYLDENGFLDVETPILTRATPEGARDYLVPSRTHAGSFFALPQSPQLFKQLLMVAGFDRYYQIAKCFRDEDLRADRQPEFTQIDIETSFLDEKDIIGITEGMIRNLFKEVLDVEFGDFPHMTWEEAMRRYGSDKPDLRNPLELVDVADQLKEVDFKVFSGPANDPKCRVAALRVPGAASMPRKQIDDYTKFVGIYGAKGLAYIKVNERAKGVEGLQSPIVKNIPEANLNVILDRVGAVDGDIVFFGADKAKIVSEALGALRIKVGNDLNLLTCQWAPMWVVDFPMFEENDDGSFAALHHPFTAPKCTPEELEANPATALSRAYDMVLNGTELGGGSIRIHRKEMQQSVFRLLGISEAEQEEKFGFLLDALKYGAPPHGGLAFGLDRLVMLMTGAQSIREVIAFPKTQSAACVMTQAPGVVDAKALRELHIRLRETPKAE; encoded by the coding sequence ATGATGCGCAGCCATTATTGCGGCCAACTGAACGAAAGCCTGGAAGGCCAGGAAATTACCCTTTGCGGATGGGTTCACCGTCGCCGTGACCACGGTGGGGTGATTTTCCTCGATATCCGTGATCGGGACGGTCTGGCCCAGGTGGTGTTCGACCCGGACCGCGCTGAAACTTTCGCCGCCGCCGATCGCGTGCGCAGCGAGTACGTGGTCAAGGTCACCGGCAAGGTTCGCCTGCGTCCGGCCGGTGCCGGCAACGCCAACATGGCGTCGGGCATGATCGAAGTGCTGGGCTACGAGCTGGAAGTATTGAACGAAGCGGAAACCCCGCCGTTCCCGCTCAACGAGTTCTCCGACGTCGGCGAAGAAACCCGCCTGCGTTATCGCTTCATCGACCTGCGTCGTCCGGAAATGCTCGAGAAGCTGCGCCTGCGTTCGCGCATGACCACCAGCATCCGTCGTTACCTGGACGAGAACGGCTTCCTCGATGTCGAGACGCCGATCCTGACCCGCGCTACCCCGGAAGGTGCTCGCGATTACCTGGTGCCGAGCCGTACTCACGCCGGTTCCTTCTTCGCCTTGCCGCAATCGCCGCAGCTGTTCAAGCAACTGCTGATGGTGGCTGGCTTCGATCGCTACTACCAGATCGCCAAATGCTTCCGCGACGAAGACCTGCGTGCCGACCGTCAGCCTGAGTTCACTCAGATCGACATCGAAACCAGCTTCCTCGATGAAAAAGACATCATTGGCATTACCGAAGGCATGATCCGCAACCTGTTCAAGGAAGTGCTGGATGTGGAATTCGGCGACTTCCCGCACATGACCTGGGAAGAGGCCATGCGTCGTTACGGCTCCGACAAGCCGGACCTGCGTAACCCGCTGGAACTGGTTGACGTTGCCGATCAGCTGAAAGAAGTCGACTTCAAAGTCTTCAGCGGCCCGGCCAACGACCCGAAATGCCGCGTTGCCGCCTTGCGCGTTCCTGGCGCAGCGAGCATGCCGCGCAAGCAGATCGACGACTACACCAAGTTCGTCGGCATCTACGGTGCCAAGGGCCTGGCGTACATCAAGGTCAACGAGCGCGCCAAAGGCGTTGAAGGCCTGCAATCGCCGATCGTCAAGAACATCCCTGAAGCCAACCTCAATGTGATCCTTGATCGCGTTGGCGCGGTTGACGGCGACATCGTGTTCTTCGGTGCCGACAAGGCCAAGATCGTCAGCGAAGCCCTGGGCGCGCTGCGGATCAAGGTCGGTAACGACCTGAACCTGCTGACTTGTCAGTGGGCGCCAATGTGGGTAGTCGACTTCCCGATGTTCGAAGAGAACGACGACGGCAGCTTCGCGGCCTTGCATCACCCGTTCACCGCGCCGAAGTGCACCCCGGAAGAACTGGAAGCCAACCCGGCGACCGCTCTGTCCCGTGCCTACGACATGGTCCTGAACGGCACCGAGCTGGGTGGCGGTTCGATCCGTATCCACCGCAAGGAAATGCAACAGTCGGTGTTCCGCCTGCTGGGTATCAGTGAAGCGGAACAGGAAGAAAAATTCGGCTTCCTGCTCGACGCCCTGAAATACGGCGCACCGCCGCACGGTGGCCTGGCCTTCGGTCTGGACCGTCTGGTGATGCTGATGACCGGCGCCCAGTCGATCCGTGAAGTGATCGCCTTCCCGAAAACCCAGAGCGCTGCTTGCGTCATGACTCAGGCTCCGGGTGTGGTAGATGCCAAGGCATTGCGCGAACTGCACATTCGTCTGCGCGAAACGCCTAAGGCTGAGTAA
- a CDS encoding FmdB family zinc ribbon protein, with protein MPMYDYQCASCGHQLEAIQKISAAPLVDCPACQAPELKKMLSMPGFRLSGTGWYETDFKTGSKKNLAGGDKAD; from the coding sequence ATGCCGATGTACGACTATCAATGTGCTTCCTGTGGTCATCAGTTGGAAGCCATTCAAAAGATCAGCGCAGCACCGCTGGTCGACTGCCCTGCCTGCCAGGCGCCAGAGCTTAAGAAGATGCTGTCCATGCCGGGCTTCCGCCTTAGCGGCACCGGCTGGTACGAAACCGATTTCAAGACCGGTTCCAAGAAGAATCTGGCCGGCGGCGACAAAGCTGACTAG
- a CDS encoding ribbon-helix-helix domain-containing protein, with amino-acid sequence MDDEDRRSEGQVGPVKEIRIDPFVSEFDMGLAQPLSRSVRLNGFATCLRLEQVYWDILNDMAKVNCCSVSALLSHVDREVHLRHGGVKNFTGLVRVVCVVHSLKEGGCIAMP; translated from the coding sequence ATGGATGACGAAGACAGGAGAAGCGAGGGGCAGGTCGGTCCGGTCAAGGAGATAAGGATCGATCCATTTGTCAGCGAATTTGATATGGGCCTGGCCCAGCCTTTATCCCGATCAGTGCGGTTGAATGGTTTCGCCACCTGCTTGCGACTTGAACAGGTGTACTGGGATATTTTGAATGATATGGCCAAGGTCAACTGCTGTTCCGTCAGTGCGCTGTTGTCCCATGTGGACCGCGAGGTGCATTTGCGTCACGGCGGGGTCAAGAATTTCACCGGGCTGGTGCGGGTTGTGTGCGTCGTGCACAGCCTGAAGGAAGGTGGCTGCATCGCCATGCCTTGA
- a CDS encoding cold-shock protein produces the protein MLKIVHLLMGAAALLLSFIPSLRSEAVPYLQQPDALYLAFFGLLNLTLAPVIPYWNKGPRHQLQNLVSALLVLAVVLQTLTLLAPMPVIAGQPAVLFSLVAALIAVLLHLAISFYKSSPAAASPSYDMSNRDTGTVKWFNTSKGFGFISRDSGDDIFVHFRAIRGEGHRVLVEGQRVEFSVMNRDKGLQAEDVIAALPRR, from the coding sequence ATGTTGAAAATTGTCCACCTGCTAATGGGCGCAGCAGCCTTGCTGCTGTCCTTCATCCCTAGCCTGCGATCCGAAGCCGTACCTTACCTGCAACAACCTGATGCGCTGTACCTGGCCTTTTTCGGCCTGCTCAACCTCACCCTCGCTCCTGTTATCCCTTACTGGAACAAAGGCCCGCGTCATCAATTGCAAAACCTGGTCAGCGCCCTGCTGGTTCTGGCCGTCGTCCTGCAAACCCTGACGCTGCTCGCGCCAATGCCTGTCATTGCCGGTCAACCTGCCGTTCTGTTCAGCCTGGTCGCTGCCCTGATTGCCGTTCTTCTGCACCTGGCCATCAGCTTCTACAAATCTTCACCGGCCGCCGCCTCGCCAAGCTATGACATGAGCAACCGCGATACCGGTACCGTAAAGTGGTTCAACACATCCAAAGGCTTCGGCTTTATTTCCCGTGATTCCGGCGATGATATTTTCGTGCATTTCCGGGCCATTCGTGGCGAAGGTCACCGCGTCCTGGTCGAAGGCCAGCGTGTGGAGTTCTCCGTCATGAACCGCGACAAGGGCCTGCAAGCCGAAGATGTGATCGCCGCACTGCCGCGTCGCTGA
- a CDS encoding SlyX family protein: MSLEERVTDLESQLAFQDDTIQALSDVLATQQRAVERLQLQMAALLKRQEEMAGQFETFEEEAPPPHY; the protein is encoded by the coding sequence ATGAGCCTGGAAGAACGCGTTACCGATCTGGAGAGCCAACTGGCGTTTCAGGATGACACCATCCAGGCACTGAGCGATGTGCTGGCGACGCAGCAGCGTGCAGTGGAGCGCTTGCAGCTGCAAATGGCCGCATTGCTCAAGCGGCAAGAAGAAATGGCCGGTCAGTTCGAGACGTTCGAAGAAGAGGCGCCACCACCGCATTACTAG
- a CDS encoding HIT domain-containing protein — MFVLDPRLQQDTLPIGDFPLCRLLLSNDSNYPWFILVPRREDISEIFQLDVADQQQLWQETTALAEMLKDSFDADKLNVAALGNVVSQLHMHVIVRKREDAAWPAPVWGKHPAKPYGSEQIALIRERLRLVLTDDFTFLEG, encoded by the coding sequence GTGTTCGTTCTAGATCCACGGCTTCAACAAGACACGTTACCGATCGGGGATTTCCCACTCTGCCGGTTGCTGCTGTCCAATGATTCGAACTACCCCTGGTTCATTCTGGTGCCGCGACGCGAGGATATCAGTGAGATATTTCAGTTGGATGTCGCAGATCAACAGCAGCTGTGGCAGGAAACGACCGCACTGGCGGAAATGCTCAAGGACTCGTTCGACGCGGACAAATTGAATGTCGCGGCCCTGGGTAACGTCGTCAGTCAGTTGCACATGCATGTGATAGTGCGCAAGCGTGAAGACGCCGCCTGGCCGGCACCGGTCTGGGGTAAACACCCGGCCAAACCTTATGGTTCGGAGCAGATCGCGTTGATACGCGAACGGTTGCGCCTGGTATTGACCGATGATTTTACGTTTCTGGAGGGTTGA
- a CDS encoding OprD family porin produces MRVMKWSMIALAVAAAASTQMATAAPFVSDQAEAKGFVEDSSLNLLVRNYYFNRDNKDGANDQKDWTQGLWGNYSSGYTQGLIGVGVDAFGYLAIKLDGGDGTGGTGNMSRSDTRNASGYREVNDSQGKAGGAVKFRVSKTELKVGEMQPSTAPVFAVGGSRILPQTASGIQLQSSEIKDLDLEAGHFYSASSQDKNASDGGLYATYANFSDGEEANKIDYFGGKYGFTDNLSASLYGAKLEDIWNQYYANLNYTLPLTDSQSINFDGNIYNTQDTGDAKVGDISNTTYSLAAAYSFLKAHTITLGFQKVNGDTPFDYIGVGKNNRGGDSIFLANSIQYSDFNGPNEKSAQIRYDLKMAEYGVPGLSFMTRYVKGWDIDGTNTPTNSAYAGMYGADGKHNETNFEAKYVVQNGPAKDLSFRIRQAWHFANSDQGEGDIKEFRLIVDYPLSIL; encoded by the coding sequence ATGCGCGTGATGAAGTGGAGCATGATCGCACTGGCAGTTGCAGCAGCAGCCAGTACTCAAATGGCTACGGCCGCACCTTTTGTAAGTGACCAGGCTGAAGCCAAAGGTTTTGTTGAAGACAGCTCGTTGAACTTGCTGGTTCGCAACTACTACTTCAACCGTGATAACAAAGATGGCGCCAACGACCAGAAAGACTGGACCCAAGGTCTTTGGGGCAACTACAGCTCCGGTTACACTCAGGGCCTGATCGGCGTCGGCGTCGATGCGTTCGGTTACCTGGCAATCAAGCTGGACGGTGGCGATGGCACCGGCGGCACCGGCAACATGAGCCGTAGCGACACCCGAAATGCCAGCGGTTATCGCGAAGTCAACGACAGCCAGGGCAAAGCCGGCGGCGCCGTTAAATTCCGCGTATCCAAAACCGAGCTGAAAGTCGGTGAGATGCAGCCAAGCACTGCTCCAGTGTTCGCTGTTGGTGGCTCCCGCATCCTTCCTCAAACTGCCAGCGGTATCCAACTGCAAAGCAGCGAAATCAAAGACCTCGACCTCGAAGCTGGTCACTTCTACTCGGCTTCCAGCCAGGACAAGAACGCCAGCGATGGCGGCCTGTACGCAACCTATGCGAACTTCAGCGATGGTGAAGAAGCCAACAAGATCGACTATTTCGGCGGCAAGTATGGTTTCACTGACAACCTGAGCGCCTCGCTTTATGGTGCCAAGCTCGAAGACATCTGGAACCAGTACTACGCGAATTTGAACTACACCCTTCCGCTGACTGACAGTCAGTCGATCAACTTCGACGGTAACATCTACAACACCCAAGACACCGGTGACGCTAAAGTAGGCGATATCAGCAACACCACCTACTCGCTGGCCGCGGCTTACTCGTTCCTGAAGGCGCACACCATCACCCTGGGCTTCCAGAAGGTCAACGGTGATACTCCGTTCGACTACATCGGGGTGGGCAAAAACAACCGTGGTGGCGACTCGATTTTCCTCGCCAACTCCATCCAGTACTCCGACTTCAACGGTCCTAACGAGAAATCGGCACAAATCCGTTACGACCTGAAAATGGCTGAATACGGCGTTCCTGGTCTGAGCTTCATGACCCGTTACGTAAAAGGTTGGGACATCGACGGCACCAACACTCCAACAAACAGCGCTTACGCTGGTATGTACGGTGCAGACGGCAAGCACAACGAAACCAACTTCGAAGCCAAGTACGTTGTACAGAACGGCCCAGCGAAAGACCTGTCCTTCCGTATCCGTCAGGCATGGCACTTCGCTAACAGCGACCAAGGTGAAGGCGATATCAAAGAGTTCCGTCTGATCGTTGACTACCCGCTGTCGATCTTGTAA
- a CDS encoding mechanosensitive ion channel family protein: MDLNTEVDNLVKASQAWIPMIMEYGSRVLLAVLTLAIGWWLINKVTQKLGGLLALRNADLALQGFISSLANIILKVLLIVSVASMIGVETTSFVAAIGAAGLAIGLALQGSLANFAGGVLILLFRPFRIGDWIEAQGVAGTVDSIQIFHTVLRTGDNKTIIMPNGNLSNGIITNTNRQPTRKIVFDVGVDYQADLQQARQVLLDLANDERVLADPEPQAVISTLGDSSITVSLRVWVKTADYWDVLFMFNEHSRDRLKAAGIDIPFPQRVIRVVQESAVQ; the protein is encoded by the coding sequence ATGGATTTGAATACTGAAGTGGACAACCTGGTCAAGGCGTCTCAAGCCTGGATTCCAATGATCATGGAATACGGCAGCCGCGTGCTGCTGGCGGTGCTTACCTTGGCCATCGGTTGGTGGCTGATCAACAAGGTCACGCAAAAGCTCGGTGGCCTGTTGGCGCTGCGTAACGCCGACCTCGCCCTGCAAGGCTTCATCAGCAGCCTGGCGAACATTATTCTCAAGGTTCTGCTGATCGTCAGCGTCGCCTCGATGATCGGCGTGGAAACCACTTCGTTCGTCGCCGCCATCGGTGCGGCCGGTCTGGCCATCGGTTTGGCCTTGCAGGGCAGCCTGGCGAACTTCGCCGGTGGTGTGCTGATTCTGTTGTTCCGCCCGTTCCGCATTGGTGATTGGATCGAAGCCCAAGGTGTTGCCGGCACTGTCGACAGCATCCAGATCTTCCACACTGTGTTGCGTACCGGCGATAACAAAACCATCATCATGCCGAACGGCAACCTGTCGAACGGCATCATCACCAATACCAACCGTCAACCGACCCGTAAAATTGTGTTTGATGTGGGCGTTGATTACCAAGCGGACTTGCAGCAAGCCCGTCAGGTCTTGCTGGACCTGGCCAACGATGAGCGTGTTTTGGCTGACCCGGAACCTCAGGCAGTGATTTCTACCCTGGGCGACAGTTCGATTACTGTTTCCCTGCGAGTGTGGGTGAAGACTGCGGATTATTGGGATGTGCTGTTCATGTTCAACGAACACTCCCGTGATCGTTTGAAAGCAGCTGGTATCGATATCCCGTTTCCACAGCGGGTGATTCGGGTGGTTCAGGAATCAGCGGTGCAGTGA
- a CDS encoding YajQ family cyclic di-GMP-binding protein yields MPSFDVVSELDKHEVTNAVENAVKELDRRYDLKGKGTFEFKEKDLTVNLTAEADFQLEAMIEILKLALVKRKIDVQCLEVKDAYASGKLMKQEAVLKEGIDKELAKKIVAHVKDAKLKVQAAIQGEQVRITGKKRDDLQEAIAALRAKTFDMPLQFNNFRD; encoded by the coding sequence ATGCCGTCGTTCGACGTGGTATCCGAACTGGACAAACACGAAGTCACCAACGCGGTCGAGAACGCCGTCAAGGAACTCGATCGTCGTTATGACCTGAAAGGCAAAGGCACCTTCGAGTTCAAGGAAAAGGACCTGACCGTCAACCTGACCGCTGAAGCCGATTTCCAGCTCGAAGCGATGATTGAGATCCTCAAGCTGGCCCTGGTCAAGCGCAAAATCGACGTGCAGTGCCTTGAAGTCAAGGATGCCTATGCGTCGGGCAAGCTGATGAAGCAGGAAGCAGTCCTCAAGGAAGGCATCGACAAAGAGCTGGCGAAGAAAATCGTCGCTCATGTCAAAGACGCCAAACTCAAGGTTCAGGCTGCCATTCAAGGCGAGCAAGTGCGCATTACCGGCAAGAAACGTGACGATTTGCAGGAAGCCATCGCGGCCCTGCGCGCCAAGACGTTCGATATGCCGCTGCAGTTCAACAACTTCCGCGACTGA
- a CDS encoding putative 2-dehydropantoate 2-reductase: MSTTWHVLGAGSLGTLWATRLARADVPVKLILRDAARLAAYQAAGGLTLVEHGEAKCYPVPAETPDHPEPIHRLLVACKAYDAEAAVAQLAPRLAPDAELILLQNGLGSQDAVATQVPQARCIYASSTEGAFRDGDWRVIFAGHGYTWLGDAGHPVAPIWLDDLSIAGIPHEWSTDILTRLWRKLALNCAINPLTVLHDCRNGGLQEHHCEVATLCVELTELLERCGQPAAAEDLQQEVERVIQATAANYSSMYQDVANQRRTEISYLLGHACKVAARHQLNLPHLNQLEQRLITHLHSLGLPSD, encoded by the coding sequence ATGTCCACCACCTGGCATGTTCTTGGCGCCGGCAGCCTTGGCACCTTATGGGCGACTCGACTGGCGCGGGCCGACGTGCCGGTCAAGCTGATCCTGCGGGACGCTGCCCGCTTAGCGGCGTATCAGGCGGCGGGTGGGCTGACGCTGGTCGAACATGGTGAAGCGAAGTGCTATCCGGTGCCCGCCGAGACACCCGACCACCCTGAACCGATCCACCGCTTGCTGGTGGCCTGTAAAGCCTACGATGCCGAGGCAGCCGTGGCCCAACTGGCACCCCGCCTGGCCCCCGACGCCGAGCTGATCCTGTTGCAGAATGGTCTTGGCAGCCAGGACGCTGTCGCCACGCAGGTACCGCAAGCCCGCTGCATTTACGCGTCGAGCACCGAGGGTGCCTTTCGCGATGGCGACTGGCGCGTGATCTTCGCCGGCCACGGTTACACCTGGCTAGGGGATGCAGGGCATCCCGTGGCGCCGATCTGGCTGGATGACCTGAGCATCGCCGGCATTCCCCACGAATGGAGCACCGATATTCTGACCCGGCTGTGGCGAAAACTGGCGCTCAACTGTGCGATCAATCCGCTGACCGTGCTGCACGATTGCCGTAATGGCGGTTTGCAGGAACACCACTGCGAAGTCGCCACCCTTTGCGTCGAATTGACCGAGTTGCTTGAGCGGTGCGGCCAGCCAGCCGCCGCCGAAGACCTTCAACAGGAAGTCGAGCGGGTGATTCAAGCGACCGCCGCCAATTACTCTTCGATGTACCAGGACGTCGCGAACCAGCGCCGCACCGAGATCAGCTATCTATTGGGTCATGCCTGCAAAGTCGCCGCGAGACATCAGTTGAACCTGCCGCACCTCAATCAACTTGAACAAAGATTGATCACCCATCTGCACAGCCTTGGATTGCCCAGCGACTGA
- a CDS encoding sensor histidine kinase, producing MPLRQRLENLPVGQKLLAALLVLLTTVLLVANLTFISAAYYISQESMAPQALQTIGRLVSNPSLVSEALQSPQSAERLLNELNSYSPLRAAALYDGKGERLAQLQHGEKLNLPTRFRHIEAWQATEFRSNQIITLPRPGTAPGHLLLVASSELPMAFYTGTLTASLGILIFSVLLWLVIARQIKRLITQPIHQLEELSRQVTREENYALRASRGNHDEIGSLAEAFNTMLSRIEAREQQLKRARDDSQAAYDQAQGLAEETRHTNRKLELEVQVRSKIEKKLTGFQNYLNSIIDSMPSALIALDEQLYVTQWNQEASALSGTRLDEALNQPIFLAFEPLKPFLPQLKQTVEQHTVAKIERVTWFKDEEPRHYALTFYPLMGGAGRGVVIRIDDITQRLSLEEMMVQSEKMLSVGGLAAGMAHEINNPLGAILHNVQNIRRRLSPELPKNLEQAEQIGVTLETVNKYLQAREVPQLLDGIQQAGARAAKIVTHMLSFSRRSTRQMAPCDLPALIDQAVEIASNDFDLAIGFDFKGQAIIRQFDPALGPVPGTANELEQVLLNLLKNAAQAIHQREDDREPGRIILRTKLNPPWAEIQVEDNGIGMSESVRKRTFEPFFTTKEIGQGTGLGLSVSYFIITNNHKGQMEVQSTPGQGTCFTLRLPLSGTPVVSQELNQLSR from the coding sequence ATGCCATTGCGCCAGCGCCTTGAAAACCTTCCGGTCGGCCAGAAATTGCTGGCCGCCCTGCTGGTGCTGTTGACCACCGTCCTGCTGGTCGCCAACCTGACCTTTATCAGCGCTGCGTACTACATCTCCCAGGAAAGCATGGCACCTCAGGCCTTGCAGACCATCGGCCGCCTGGTGTCCAACCCCAGCCTGGTGTCCGAAGCCTTGCAGTCACCGCAAAGCGCCGAACGCCTGCTCAATGAACTCAACAGCTATTCACCGCTGCGTGCGGCGGCTCTTTACGACGGCAAGGGCGAGCGCCTGGCGCAGTTGCAGCATGGCGAGAAGCTGAACCTGCCAACGCGTTTTCGGCACATTGAAGCCTGGCAAGCCACGGAGTTTCGCAGCAATCAAATCATCACCCTGCCCCGCCCTGGCACCGCGCCTGGCCACCTGTTACTGGTCGCCAGCAGCGAACTGCCGATGGCGTTCTACACCGGGACCCTGACCGCGAGTCTCGGGATTCTGATCTTCAGTGTGCTGTTGTGGCTGGTGATTGCCCGACAAATCAAGCGCCTGATCACCCAGCCGATTCACCAACTCGAAGAGTTGTCCCGGCAAGTAACCCGGGAAGAGAACTACGCCCTGCGCGCCTCCCGCGGCAACCATGATGAAATCGGCAGCCTCGCCGAAGCGTTCAACACCATGCTCTCGCGGATCGAAGCCCGGGAGCAGCAACTCAAGCGCGCCCGGGACGATTCCCAGGCGGCCTATGATCAGGCTCAGGGCCTGGCCGAAGAAACCCGTCATACCAATCGCAAGCTGGAACTCGAAGTTCAGGTGCGCAGCAAGATCGAGAAGAAGCTCACCGGTTTCCAGAACTACCTCAACAGCATCATCGACTCCATGCCCTCGGCGCTGATCGCCCTTGATGAACAGCTCTATGTGACGCAGTGGAATCAGGAGGCCAGCGCCCTCTCCGGCACGCGCCTCGACGAGGCCTTGAACCAGCCGATCTTCCTGGCCTTCGAACCACTCAAGCCGTTTCTGCCGCAACTCAAGCAAACCGTCGAGCAGCATACGGTGGCCAAGATCGAACGTGTCACCTGGTTCAAGGACGAAGAACCCAGGCATTACGCCCTGACGTTCTACCCGCTGATGGGTGGCGCCGGGCGCGGTGTGGTGATCCGGATCGACGACATCACTCAACGTCTGTCGCTGGAAGAAATGATGGTGCAGTCGGAAAAAATGCTCTCGGTCGGCGGCCTCGCCGCGGGCATGGCTCATGAGATCAACAACCCGTTAGGCGCGATCCTGCACAACGTGCAAAACATTCGCCGACGCCTTTCGCCTGAGCTGCCGAAGAATCTCGAGCAAGCCGAGCAAATCGGGGTCACGCTGGAAACGGTCAACAAATACCTGCAAGCGCGGGAAGTGCCGCAGTTGCTCGACGGCATTCAACAGGCGGGCGCCCGGGCGGCAAAAATTGTCACGCACATGCTCAGTTTCAGCCGTCGCAGTACCCGGCAAATGGCCCCCTGCGACCTGCCGGCGTTGATCGATCAGGCAGTGGAAATCGCCAGCAACGACTTCGACCTGGCGATCGGTTTCGACTTCAAGGGCCAGGCGATCATTCGTCAGTTCGATCCAGCGTTGGGCCCGGTACCCGGGACCGCCAACGAATTGGAGCAAGTACTGCTCAACCTGTTGAAAAACGCCGCTCAGGCGATTCACCAGCGTGAAGACGACCGCGAGCCGGGACGGATCATTCTGCGTACCAAACTGAATCCACCCTGGGCGGAAATCCAGGTGGAGGACAACGGCATCGGCATGAGCGAGAGCGTGCGCAAACGCACTTTCGAACCGTTCTTCACCACCAAGGAAATCGGTCAGGGCACAGGCCTTGGCCTGTCGGTCTCGTATTTCATCATCACCAACAACCACAAAGGCCAGATGGAAGTGCAATCGACGCCGGGCCAAGGCACCTGTTTCACCTTGCGCCTGCCGTTGTCGGGCACGCCGGTGGTCTCTCAAGAACTCAATCAGCTGTCGAGGTAA
- a CDS encoding cob(I)yrinic acid a,c-diamide adenosyltransferase has protein sequence MGFRLSKIYTRTGDKGETGLGDGRRVPKDHPRIEAIGEVDTLNSQVGVLLAGLAAESGEYPGLNEVIEVLAPCQHRLFDLGGELAMPVYQALNTAEVERLEAAIDVWNEELGPLENFILPGGSALIAQAHVCRCLARSAERRCQHLNAVEPLAGVGLAYINRLSDLLFVVARLIAKRQGIAEILWQPAAKPSN, from the coding sequence ATGGGTTTTCGTTTGTCGAAGATTTACACCCGCACTGGCGACAAAGGCGAAACCGGGCTCGGCGATGGCCGCCGGGTGCCAAAGGACCATCCGCGGATCGAAGCCATTGGCGAGGTCGATACGCTGAACAGTCAGGTGGGTGTGCTATTGGCCGGGTTGGCGGCGGAAAGTGGCGAGTATCCGGGCTTGAACGAAGTCATCGAGGTTTTGGCGCCTTGCCAGCATCGGTTGTTCGACTTGGGCGGTGAGTTGGCGATGCCGGTGTATCAAGCACTGAACACGGCAGAAGTCGAACGGCTGGAAGCCGCGATCGATGTGTGGAATGAAGAGCTGGGACCGCTGGAGAATTTCATTTTGCCAGGTGGCTCGGCGCTGATTGCCCAGGCTCATGTGTGCAGATGTCTGGCGCGCAGTGCCGAGCGGCGGTGTCAGCATTTGAATGCAGTCGAACCGTTGGCCGGGGTTGGGTTGGCGTATATCAATCGATTGTCGGACTTGTTGTTTGTGGTGGCACGGTTGATTGCCAAGCGGCAGGGGATTGCCGAGATTTTGTGGCAGCCTGCGGCGAAACCCTCTAACTGA